Proteins encoded in a region of the Bradyrhizobium sp. CB3481 genome:
- a CDS encoding transglycosylase SLT domain-containing protein: protein MPRGRLLRALSCTVLLLSASAKAPAEDAGEATRSSAVAIQKVDASARESGAREAMCLMIESAARESNLPLEFFARVIWQESRFQPDAVGPVTRSGQRAQGIAQFMPGTASERGLLDPLNPVQALPKSAEFLAELREQFGNLGLAAAAYNAGPRRVQEWLAGTGPMPQETRNYVLAITGSTVEDWAKAEKRGKAPEPRRASSCRELMALLKQAPNPFVAGLEQRVTLAAAKLWGVQLAAGFSRDKALAMYGRAVSRLSSVIGNRDPSILTSRLRSRGPATFYQVRFGADTRGEADGLCNSIRKAGGACFVLRNRGVAG from the coding sequence ATGCCAAGAGGACGGTTGCTTCGCGCCCTATCCTGCACGGTCTTGCTGTTGTCCGCCTCGGCGAAGGCGCCGGCTGAGGACGCGGGCGAGGCCACGCGCTCGAGCGCAGTGGCAATTCAAAAGGTGGATGCATCGGCGCGCGAAAGCGGGGCGCGCGAGGCGATGTGCCTGATGATCGAATCGGCGGCGCGGGAGTCGAACCTGCCGCTGGAGTTTTTCGCGCGCGTGATCTGGCAGGAAAGCCGCTTTCAGCCGGACGCGGTGGGGCCGGTGACGCGCAGCGGCCAGCGCGCGCAGGGCATTGCGCAATTCATGCCTGGCACGGCCAGCGAACGCGGTTTGCTCGATCCCCTCAATCCGGTGCAGGCGTTGCCGAAGTCCGCGGAGTTCTTGGCCGAGCTGCGCGAGCAGTTCGGCAATCTCGGCCTCGCCGCGGCGGCCTACAATGCCGGCCCGCGCCGGGTGCAGGAATGGCTTGCCGGCACCGGGCCGATGCCGCAGGAGACGCGCAACTATGTGCTCGCCATCACCGGCTCCACGGTGGAGGATTGGGCGAAGGCGGAGAAGAGGGGCAAGGCGCCCGAACCACGCCGGGCATCGAGCTGCCGCGAATTGATGGCATTGCTGAAGCAGGCGCCCAATCCCTTTGTTGCCGGGCTGGAGCAGCGCGTGACGCTCGCCGCCGCCAAGTTATGGGGCGTGCAACTCGCCGCCGGCTTTTCCCGCGACAAGGCGCTGGCGATGTATGGCCGCGCGGTCTCGCGCCTTTCGAGCGTGATCGGCAATCGCGACCCCTCGATCCTCACCTCGCGCCTGCGCAGCCGCGGCCCGGCGACGTTCTACCAGGTGCGCTTCGGCGCCGACACCCGCGGCGAAGCCGACGGCCTCTGCAACAGCATCCGAAAAGCCGGCGGGGCGTGTTTTGTGCTGAGGAACAGGGGCGTGGCGGGGTGA
- a CDS encoding AzlC family ABC transporter permease, producing the protein MALPPLSSPQWKSPIRAFAWGMSSVASTVLTLVLFATYLGIGALAHDSHFSLGWVLGSTVLVWAGPAQIILISTLGSGATAVQAAVAVTLSAIRLFPMVVSVLPLVKTPRTRRRHLMLVTHFIAVTLWVECYRLLPKVPRERRIAFTHGLGCGLLMVCMVATTLGYGLAANLPPLFAAAILLLTPLAFLLSTARNCKEISDVLALVLGLALFPLISMLHTGVDILISGITAGTIAYGAHWWRERARA; encoded by the coding sequence GTGGCGCTACCTCCACTCTCTTCCCCCCAATGGAAAAGCCCCATCCGCGCCTTCGCGTGGGGCATGAGTTCGGTTGCCTCCACCGTGCTGACGCTGGTGCTGTTTGCGACCTATCTCGGCATCGGCGCGCTTGCGCATGACAGCCATTTCAGCCTCGGCTGGGTGCTCGGTTCGACGGTGCTGGTCTGGGCCGGGCCGGCGCAGATCATCCTGATCTCGACGCTGGGCTCCGGCGCAACCGCGGTGCAGGCGGCGGTTGCGGTGACGTTGAGCGCCATCCGGCTGTTTCCGATGGTGGTCTCGGTGCTGCCGCTGGTGAAGACGCCCAGGACGAGGCGCCGGCATCTCATGCTGGTGACGCATTTCATCGCGGTGACATTGTGGGTCGAGTGCTACCGGCTGCTGCCAAAAGTGCCGCGCGAGCGGCGCATCGCGTTCACGCACGGGCTCGGCTGCGGGCTTCTCATGGTCTGCATGGTCGCGACCACGCTCGGCTATGGCCTCGCCGCCAACCTGCCGCCGCTGTTTGCAGCCGCGATCCTGCTGCTGACGCCGCTGGCGTTCCTGCTGTCGACCGCGCGCAACTGCAAGGAGATATCCGATGTGCTGGCGCTGGTGTTGGGGCTCGCGCTGTTTCCGCTGATCTCGATGCTGCATACCGGCGTCGACATCCTGATCAGCGGTATCACCGCCGGTACCATCGCCTACGGCGCGCACTGGTGGCGGGAGAGGGCGCGGGCATGA
- a CDS encoding AzlD domain-containing protein, whose translation MSEFFGSPHALLVLVLAGFLPNEIWRMAGLWFGASVDEGSEILVWVRAVATAILAGVIAQILVQPPGALAGVPDWLRYGAVAGGFAVFMLTRRSIFAGVVAGEVFLVAGKWWLG comes from the coding sequence ATGAGCGAATTCTTCGGCAGTCCCCATGCACTGTTGGTGCTGGTCCTTGCGGGCTTCCTGCCCAACGAGATCTGGCGCATGGCCGGGCTGTGGTTCGGCGCCAGCGTCGATGAAGGCTCCGAAATCCTGGTGTGGGTGAGGGCGGTGGCGACCGCGATCCTCGCCGGCGTCATCGCGCAGATCCTGGTGCAGCCGCCGGGCGCGCTGGCCGGCGTGCCGGACTGGCTGCGCTATGGCGCAGTCGCGGGCGGCTTTGCGGTGTTCATGCTGACGCGGCGCTCGATCTTTGCCGGCGTGGTCGCAGGTGAGGTGTTTCTGGTGGCCGGGAAGTGGTGGCTCGGTTGA
- a CDS encoding tripartite tricarboxylate transporter substrate binding protein, translating to MNWLKLPALACALVFAMPQAHAAEYPVRPIKLIVPYAAGGPTDVLGRMVGEYLARDLKQAVVVENKAGAQGAIGAEAAARSEPDGYTLFFTAASIFVLNPLLYKKLPYDPQKDLRLLALVTDLPVVMEVHPSVPAKTVAEFIAYAKQNPGKLNFGSAGTGGTIHLAGEMFKQMTGVDMVHVAYKGAGPALTDLLSGNIQLMFDTLGTALPPVKGGLLRPLAVSSAQRIPELPDVPTMAESGYPEYGVSVWYGVAAPAKLPDDIAQKLTAGLNKALGDDAFRASLDKVGFPPLRPQSQAEIDKFVATDRARWAGVIKALNISLD from the coding sequence ATGAACTGGCTGAAACTGCCGGCGCTGGCCTGCGCGCTGGTCTTCGCGATGCCGCAAGCCCATGCAGCGGAATATCCGGTGCGGCCGATCAAGCTGATCGTGCCCTATGCCGCGGGCGGGCCGACCGATGTGCTGGGACGCATGGTCGGCGAATATCTGGCCCGCGATTTGAAGCAGGCGGTCGTGGTCGAGAACAAGGCCGGCGCGCAGGGCGCGATCGGCGCGGAGGCGGCGGCGCGTTCCGAGCCCGATGGCTACACGCTGTTCTTCACGGCGGCCTCGATCTTCGTGCTCAACCCGCTGCTCTACAAGAAACTTCCCTACGACCCGCAGAAAGATCTCCGCCTGCTCGCGCTGGTCACGGACCTGCCCGTGGTGATGGAGGTGCATCCTTCCGTGCCTGCCAAGACGGTTGCCGAGTTCATAGCCTACGCCAAGCAGAATCCGGGAAAGCTGAATTTCGGATCGGCGGGTACCGGCGGCACCATTCATCTGGCCGGAGAGATGTTCAAGCAGATGACCGGCGTCGACATGGTCCATGTCGCCTACAAGGGCGCGGGGCCGGCGCTGACCGACCTGCTATCGGGCAACATCCAGTTGATGTTCGACACGCTCGGCACTGCGCTGCCGCCGGTCAAGGGCGGCTTGCTGCGGCCGTTGGCGGTCTCCTCGGCGCAGCGGATTCCTGAACTGCCCGACGTTCCCACCATGGCCGAAAGCGGCTATCCGGAGTATGGCGTCAGCGTCTGGTATGGTGTGGCGGCGCCGGCCAAATTGCCTGACGATATCGCGCAGAAGCTCACTGCCGGCCTCAACAAGGCGCTCGGTGACGATGCGTTCCGCGCCTCGCTCGACAAGGTCGGCTTCCCGCCGCTGCGGCCGCAGAGCCAGGCCGAGATCGATAAATTCGTCGCGACCGATCGCGCGCGGTGGGCGGGCGTGATAAAAGCGCTCAACATTTCACTGGATTAA
- the tsaA gene encoding tRNA (N6-threonylcarbamoyladenosine(37)-N6)-methyltransferase TrmO has translation MVRESEVREGEVIVDMPPARDAGLVFIGRIRTPWKSRLETPRQGRHDGPVCRLEIFEPWVPAIKGVDFYENLEVIYWLHQSRRDMVLQSPKNNQKTRGTFSLRSPVRPNPIGTSIVKFVKIEGNAILVRGLDCLDETPLLDVKPDRCEFTPLAPPQPGDFQTE, from the coding sequence ATGGTTCGAGAAAGCGAAGTACGCGAGGGCGAAGTCATTGTCGACATGCCGCCGGCCCGCGATGCCGGGCTGGTCTTCATCGGCCGCATCCGCACGCCCTGGAAGTCACGGCTGGAGACGCCGCGGCAGGGCCGTCATGACGGCCCGGTCTGCAGGCTCGAAATTTTCGAACCCTGGGTGCCCGCGATCAAGGGCGTCGACTTCTACGAAAACCTCGAAGTGATCTACTGGCTGCACCAGTCGCGCCGTGACATGGTGCTGCAAAGCCCGAAGAACAACCAGAAAACCCGCGGCACCTTCTCGCTGCGCTCGCCGGTGCGACCGAACCCGATCGGCACCTCGATCGTGAAATTCGTGAAGATCGAGGGCAATGCCATCCTGGTGCGCGGCCTCGATTGTCTCGACGAGACGCCGCTCCTCGACGTCAAGCCCGACCGCTGCGAGTTCACCCCGCTGGCGCCCCCGCAGCCGGGGGATTTCCAGACGGAGTAG
- a CDS encoding HIT family protein, translating into MPAYDTNNPFAKILRGEFSCHKVYEDEHVLAFLDIMPRSPGHTLVIPKAPARNILDIAPDDYAHVARAVHKIAAAAMKAFNADGITVQQFNEPAGGQVVFHLHMHVMPRHDGVALLPPASRKEDVKVLEENATKLAAALG; encoded by the coding sequence ATGCCCGCCTACGACACCAACAACCCCTTCGCAAAAATTCTGCGCGGCGAATTCTCCTGCCACAAGGTCTATGAGGACGAGCATGTGCTGGCGTTTCTCGACATCATGCCGCGTTCGCCCGGCCATACACTTGTTATCCCGAAGGCGCCCGCCCGCAATATTCTCGACATCGCGCCCGACGACTACGCCCACGTCGCCCGCGCCGTCCACAAGATCGCCGCCGCCGCGATGAAGGCCTTCAACGCCGACGGCATCACCGTGCAGCAATTCAACGAACCGGCCGGTGGCCAAGTGGTGTTTCACCTGCACATGCACGTAATGCCGCGCCATGACGGCGTCGCGCTATTGCCGCCCGCCAGCCGCAAGGAAGATGTGAAGGTGCTGGAGGAAAATGCGACCAAGCTGGCCGCGGCGCTGGGGTGA
- a CDS encoding GNAT family N-acetyltransferase, producing MASSEITLEAVPSATDIPAAEWDACANPAGDPNGLEQLDTLAPREIHSCAVSKPAYNPFVSHAFFAAAEASGSASPRTGWAARHLLARLGGDIVGVVPCYLKSHSQGEYVFDRGWADAYERAGGRYYPKLQVSVPFTPATGPRLLIRDGVDREQIGSALARGLMALCDATGASSVHVTFAREAEAKLLGAHGFLQRNDQQFHWHNEGYATFDDFLTSLNSRHRKAIKRERREAISAGITIHHLTGSDITEEAWDAFFTFYMETGSRKWGRPYLTRKFFSLIGESMSRDVLLVMARRNGRWIAGAINFIGSDTLFGRNWGAVEHHPFLHFEVCYYQAIDFAIQRGLKIVEAGAQGEHKLARGYLPQTTYSAHFIADPDLRRAIADYLKRERAYVAEVGRELTEAGPFRKTADEA from the coding sequence ATGGCATCATCCGAAATCACCCTCGAAGCCGTCCCCTCCGCCACCGACATCCCGGCTGCGGAATGGGACGCTTGCGCCAATCCGGCCGGCGACCCAAACGGGCTCGAACAGCTCGATACGCTGGCCCCGCGCGAGATCCACTCCTGCGCGGTTTCAAAGCCGGCCTATAACCCCTTTGTTTCGCACGCGTTTTTCGCAGCCGCCGAGGCCTCGGGCTCGGCCAGCCCGCGCACCGGCTGGGCGGCCCGGCATCTTCTGGCGCGGCTTGGCGGCGACATTGTCGGCGTCGTGCCCTGCTATCTGAAATCGCACTCGCAGGGCGAATATGTCTTCGACCGCGGCTGGGCGGACGCCTATGAGCGCGCCGGCGGGCGCTATTATCCGAAGCTGCAGGTTTCGGTGCCGTTCACGCCGGCGACCGGACCGCGGCTGCTGATCCGCGACGGCGTCGACCGCGAGCAGATCGGCTCGGCACTTGCGCGCGGGCTGATGGCGCTGTGCGACGCCACCGGCGCCTCCTCCGTGCACGTGACGTTTGCCCGCGAGGCGGAAGCAAAGCTGTTGGGGGCGCACGGCTTCCTGCAGCGGAACGACCAGCAGTTTCACTGGCACAATGAAGGTTACGCCACGTTCGACGATTTCCTGACCTCGCTGAACTCGCGCCATCGCAAGGCGATCAAGCGCGAACGGCGCGAGGCGATCTCGGCCGGGATCACGATCCACCATCTGACCGGCAGCGACATCACCGAGGAAGCCTGGGACGCCTTCTTCACGTTCTACATGGAGACCGGCTCGCGAAAATGGGGCCGGCCGTACTTGACGCGAAAATTCTTCTCACTGATCGGCGAGAGCATGAGCCGCGACGTCCTCCTGGTGATGGCCAGGCGCAACGGCCGCTGGATCGCCGGCGCCATCAATTTCATCGGCTCCGATACGCTGTTCGGCCGCAACTGGGGCGCGGTCGAGCACCACCCCTTCCTGCATTTCGAGGTCTGCTACTACCAGGCGATCGATTTCGCGATCCAGCGCGGCCTGAAAATCGTCGAGGCCGGCGCGCAGGGCGAGCACAAGCTGGCGCGCGGCTATCTGCCACAAACCACCTACTCCGCGCATTTCATCGCCGATCCCGATCTACGCCGAGCGATTGCCGATTACCTCAAGCGCGAGCGCGCCTATGTCGCCGAGGTCGGCCGCGAACTGACGGAAGCCGGACCGTTCCGCAAGACCGCCGACGAAGCTTGA
- a CDS encoding glycerophosphodiester phosphodiesterase family protein produces the protein MRAPDWLTARPVAHRGLHDISRGIVENMPAAAQAAVDGNFAIECDIQLSSDGEAMVHHDNALGRLTEGSGALLGKTAAELKAVTFKNTPERMMTLGDLCALVAGRVPLVIEVKSHFDGDRRLVKRMAEVLAAYDGPAVGMSFDPDQVVALRELIPGRARGIVAEREYTAEEWPEASAEQRRGMTHLRHAFRSRPHFVAYWVDELPAAAPWIAHNIFGLPLLTWTVRTPEQRARAARYADQMIFEGFLPGT, from the coding sequence ATGCGCGCGCCGGACTGGCTGACGGCTCGGCCGGTCGCCCATCGTGGCCTGCACGACATTTCCCGCGGCATCGTCGAGAACATGCCCGCCGCCGCGCAGGCCGCCGTCGACGGCAATTTCGCCATTGAATGCGACATCCAGCTGTCGTCCGACGGCGAAGCGATGGTGCATCATGACAATGCGCTCGGCCGCCTCACCGAGGGCTCCGGCGCGCTGCTCGGCAAGACCGCCGCCGAGCTCAAGGCCGTCACGTTCAAAAACACGCCGGAGCGGATGATGACGCTCGGCGACCTCTGCGCCCTCGTCGCGGGCCGCGTGCCGCTGGTAATCGAGGTCAAAAGTCATTTTGACGGCGACCGCCGGCTGGTGAAGCGGATGGCGGAGGTGCTCGCCGCCTATGACGGCCCAGCGGTCGGCATGTCCTTCGATCCGGACCAGGTGGTGGCGCTACGCGAATTGATCCCCGGCCGCGCCCGCGGCATCGTGGCGGAGCGCGAATATACCGCCGAAGAATGGCCGGAAGCCTCTGCCGAACAGCGCCGCGGCATGACGCATCTGCGCCATGCGTTCAGAAGCCGGCCGCATTTCGTCGCCTATTGGGTGGACGAATTGCCCGCCGCGGCGCCCTGGATCGCGCACAACATCTTCGGCCTGCCGCTCTTGACCTGGACCGTGCGCACGCCGGAACAGCGCGCCCGCGCCGCGCGCTATGCCGACCAGATGATTTTCGAAGGGTTCCTGCCGGGAACCTGA
- a CDS encoding RidA family protein, whose amino-acid sequence MAGTVEQKLAEKGIVLNEPRTPMANYVGFVRSGNLLFVSGQVCANAEGQLIAKGKLGAGVTIEQGYAAAQGCGVNLLAQVKAALGDLDKVVRVVRLGGFINSAPDFLDGPKVLNGASDLMVTAFGDKGRHARTTVGVASLPADAAVEVDAIFEVA is encoded by the coding sequence ATGGCGGGTACGGTCGAACAGAAGCTGGCGGAAAAAGGCATCGTGCTGAACGAGCCGCGCACCCCCATGGCGAACTATGTCGGCTTTGTCCGCTCCGGTAATCTGCTGTTCGTCTCCGGCCAGGTCTGCGCCAATGCGGAAGGCCAGCTGATCGCCAAGGGCAAGCTAGGGGCCGGCGTCACCATCGAACAGGGTTATGCGGCGGCCCAGGGCTGCGGCGTCAACCTGCTGGCTCAGGTCAAGGCCGCGCTCGGCGACCTCGACAAGGTCGTGCGCGTGGTCCGGCTTGGCGGCTTCATCAATTCCGCGCCCGACTTCCTCGACGGCCCGAAGGTGCTCAACGGCGCCTCCGACCTGATGGTCACCGCCTTCGGCGACAAGGGCCGGCACGCCCGCACCACCGTCGGCGTCGCTTCGCTGCCCGCCGATGCCGCCGTCGAGGTGGACGCGATCTTCGAAGTGGCCTGA
- a CDS encoding cell envelope integrity EipB family protein encodes MARSFPVRALVLSAAAVVLSPFGGEPALAGAGGPFLSHQALYELKLVKSRGTNAISGARGRILYNFSGSACEGYTSDFRQVSELDSGEGKLTLSDLRSHSWEDGAGKSYRFKIDTRMNDAESPPVDGIAERVGDRIKVKLKQPVNKTFDLDGKIVFPTEQIQHIIAAAREGKSVLELMVYDGSDNGEKVYNTLSVIGQPIPGTRNITTPDPSTDNDQMKALTRWPVTVSYYDRDAKAKEGEQTPVYAMSFELFENGVSRALVLDYNDFVIAGAMGRFDVRDAKPCK; translated from the coding sequence ATGGCTCGCTCGTTTCCGGTTCGTGCTTTGGTGCTCTCGGCTGCGGCTGTTGTGCTCTCACCCTTCGGAGGCGAACCGGCGCTGGCCGGCGCCGGCGGGCCGTTTCTCTCCCATCAGGCGCTCTACGAGCTGAAGCTGGTCAAGTCGCGCGGAACGAATGCGATCTCAGGCGCGCGCGGCCGCATCCTCTACAATTTCTCGGGCAGCGCCTGCGAAGGCTACACATCCGATTTCCGCCAGGTATCGGAACTCGACAGCGGCGAGGGCAAGCTGACGCTGAGCGATCTGCGTTCGCATTCCTGGGAGGACGGAGCCGGCAAGAGCTATCGCTTCAAGATCGACACGCGGATGAACGACGCCGAGTCCCCGCCGGTCGACGGCATCGCGGAGCGGGTCGGCGACCGTATCAAGGTCAAGCTGAAACAGCCGGTCAACAAGACGTTCGACCTCGACGGCAAGATCGTGTTTCCGACCGAGCAGATCCAGCACATCATCGCCGCTGCCCGCGAAGGCAAATCGGTGCTGGAGCTGATGGTCTATGACGGCTCCGATAATGGCGAGAAGGTCTACAACACGCTCTCGGTGATCGGGCAGCCGATCCCGGGCACCCGCAACATCACGACGCCCGATCCGTCGACCGACAACGACCAGATGAAGGCGCTGACCCGCTGGCCGGTGACCGTGAGCTATTACGACCGCGACGCCAAGGCGAAGGAAGGCGAGCAGACGCCGGTCTACGCGATGTCGTTCGAATTGTTCGAGAACGGCGTCTCCCGCGCGCTGGTGCTCGATTACAACGATTTCGTGATCGCCGGCGCGATGGGCCGCTTCGACGTCCGGGACGCCAAGCCGTGCAAATGA
- the pdhA gene encoding pyruvate dehydrogenase (acetyl-transferring) E1 component subunit alpha, with protein sequence MASKKMADGGLPVIARFEVRHRNYIAPDGSIKRPLPAFASDAGLLTALYRAMMLLRNFDRKAVALQRTGRLGTYAVSLGQEAVSVGVASAMREEDVLLPSYRDNGALIWRGVKLEEILLFWGGDERGNCFSGPLEDFPFCVPVGSQAPQAAGVAYAFKLRKQPRVAVCMFGDGATSKGDVYEAMNFAGVHKLPVVFVATNNQWAISVPLRLQTGCETLAQKAIAAGFIGEEVDGSDVVAIRAAAEAAIAAARDGQGPRFIEAVTYRLGDHTTSDDALRYRSADEVQARWKEEPITRLRSYLVGQKMWSKAQEEQLAAECHERVEAAVERYLATEPRRPESMFDHLYADLPEVYAAQRRELAGDGDV encoded by the coding sequence GTGGCCAGCAAAAAAATGGCGGACGGAGGACTTCCGGTCATCGCGCGCTTTGAGGTGCGCCACCGCAATTATATCGCGCCTGACGGCTCGATTAAGCGGCCGCTCCCCGCATTCGCCTCCGATGCCGGCCTCCTCACTGCGCTCTATCGAGCGATGATGCTGCTGCGCAACTTTGACCGAAAGGCTGTTGCATTGCAGCGCACCGGCCGGCTTGGGACCTATGCCGTTTCGCTCGGCCAGGAGGCGGTATCGGTTGGCGTAGCCAGTGCGATGCGCGAAGAGGACGTTCTGTTGCCCTCTTATCGTGACAATGGCGCGCTGATCTGGCGAGGGGTCAAGCTCGAGGAAATTCTGCTGTTCTGGGGTGGGGACGAGCGCGGCAATTGCTTCTCTGGACCTCTCGAGGATTTCCCGTTCTGCGTTCCAGTGGGATCGCAGGCGCCGCAAGCCGCGGGCGTTGCCTATGCCTTCAAGCTGCGCAAGCAGCCGCGTGTCGCCGTGTGCATGTTCGGCGATGGCGCCACCTCGAAGGGTGACGTCTACGAGGCGATGAATTTCGCCGGGGTGCACAAGCTGCCGGTCGTGTTCGTCGCCACCAACAATCAATGGGCTATTTCGGTCCCGTTGCGGCTACAGACCGGTTGCGAAACACTGGCGCAGAAAGCCATTGCGGCTGGCTTTATCGGCGAGGAGGTGGACGGCAGCGATGTTGTGGCGATACGCGCCGCGGCCGAAGCTGCCATCGCCGCCGCCCGTGACGGCCAGGGCCCGCGCTTCATCGAGGCGGTCACCTACCGGCTCGGCGATCACACGACCTCCGATGATGCGCTACGCTATCGTTCGGCTGACGAAGTCCAGGCTCGCTGGAAGGAAGAGCCGATTACGCGCCTGAGGAGCTATCTCGTCGGTCAAAAAATGTGGAGCAAGGCGCAGGAAGAACAGCTCGCCGCGGAGTGTCATGAGCGCGTCGAGGCGGCGGTCGAGCGCTACCTGGCAACCGAGCCACGCCGGCCCGAATCCATGTTCGATCATCTCTATGCCGATCTGCCTGAGGTCTACGCCGCGCAGCGCCGTGAACTTGCGGGAGATGGCGATGTCTGA
- a CDS encoding alpha-ketoacid dehydrogenase subunit beta: MSEVTLVEAVNLALARAMEDDPDVVVLGEDVGINGGVFRATVGLQARFGPERVLDTPLAELLISGLCVGMAAQGLKPVGEIQFMGFLYPCIDQLVNHASRIRNRTQGRLTCPMVLRTPHGAGIRAPEHHSESTEAMLAHIPGLRVVIPSSPERAYGLLLAAIRDPDPVVFLEPTRIYRAAKGEVDDNGEALPLDVAFVLREGRDVTLISWGAMLKETMAGADALVADGIAAEVIDLATLKPYDEATVLGSVAKTGRCVIVHEATRTGGFGAEIAALIAERALTSLLAPVARVTGYDTVIPMARLEQHMMPSVGRIVTAARKACQYS, translated from the coding sequence ATGTCTGAGGTGACGTTGGTCGAAGCCGTCAATCTGGCGCTCGCCCGCGCGATGGAGGATGATCCTGATGTCGTCGTGCTCGGCGAAGATGTCGGCATCAATGGGGGAGTCTTCCGCGCGACCGTGGGGCTGCAAGCGCGTTTCGGCCCGGAGCGCGTCCTCGATACGCCGCTTGCCGAACTCCTGATCAGCGGGCTCTGCGTTGGCATGGCGGCGCAAGGGTTGAAGCCTGTTGGCGAGATCCAGTTCATGGGATTTCTGTATCCCTGCATCGATCAATTGGTGAACCACGCATCCCGAATCCGCAACCGCACCCAGGGGCGGCTCACCTGTCCAATGGTTCTGCGCACGCCGCATGGCGCCGGCATTCGCGCCCCCGAGCATCATTCCGAAAGCACCGAGGCGATGCTCGCCCATATTCCCGGCTTGCGCGTTGTCATTCCCTCGTCGCCGGAGCGTGCTTACGGACTGCTGCTCGCCGCGATCCGCGATCCCGATCCGGTAGTGTTTCTGGAGCCGACCCGCATCTACCGCGCGGCGAAAGGCGAAGTGGACGACAACGGCGAGGCCTTGCCGCTGGATGTCGCCTTTGTCCTGCGGGAAGGCCGTGACGTCACGCTGATAAGCTGGGGTGCGATGCTGAAGGAAACCATGGCGGGGGCCGACGCGCTGGTTGCTGACGGCATCGCCGCCGAGGTCATCGATCTCGCCACGCTCAAGCCCTACGATGAAGCCACGGTGCTCGGTTCGGTCGCAAAAACCGGACGTTGCGTCATTGTGCACGAGGCGACGCGCACCGGCGGATTCGGAGCCGAGATCGCCGCGCTGATCGCCGAGCGAGCCCTGACTTCGCTGCTCGCACCTGTGGCTCGCGTCACGGGCTACGACACGGTGATTCCGATGGCGCGGCTTGAGCAGCATATGATGCCATCGGTCGGTCGTATCGTCACGGCCGCGCGAAAGGCCTGCCAGTACAGTTGA